Proteins encoded within one genomic window of Rubritalea squalenifaciens DSM 18772:
- a CDS encoding c-type cytochrome: MHVIAPILVCGSTVSGQDAPAGTQGLRLTLTQGQAGDVRESRQAALTVQKGEAVSALLPAGQYDAVWEGFLKVDKRSRVYFSFEGQGSAELFIDGESILKEDGEFGKEESKRLRLNSGEVQVKVIYKSGPEGAGRLRLMWRGRDFAKEPVPHSLLGHKMDEKLTQSQLIRKGRGLFAELKCSACHDGGKGMPEATEMAPSLAGIGSRLDESWMAEWLTDPSAMRKHARMPKVVASEEEAANIAAYLKTLKADAPDKAVAGDAAEGGKVFDQLGCIACHQTEQGQDLAKWGEGVPIELFHAGGKYEPGALAAFLKEPGKHHASTRMPDFAVSDKEAADLADFVRGLDKAGKNAAGAKDAVKGKELVKSAHCSSCHDGLPQDAVAEVGFTPLSGLAKNGMKGCLIGEGKAPKYNLSEGDKKALAAFMQSEQAVKSLLNFNRAEYASRQFKNLNCAACHTKDGQGARLDAVHSLSAAYARGEHKKGGHGTTPPDLTYVGEKLKTEWMEKLFKGELGYTTRPWLKQRMPDYHSRAKVLAEGLAAQYGVGEEPAKVESKEDPGKTLFGMQGGFGCAACHGAAEAKPVAVFEAPGVNLLYAGQRLRTDYYHRWMRDPRRIDPLTIMPKYFVEENTTTLAQPLDGDGQKQMEAILQWMKSLDK, translated from the coding sequence GTGCATGTTATTGCCCCGATACTTGTTTGCGGAAGTACAGTTTCAGGACAGGATGCACCGGCTGGAACGCAAGGTCTCAGGCTGACCCTTACTCAAGGTCAGGCTGGTGATGTCCGTGAAAGCCGCCAGGCTGCACTCACCGTCCAGAAGGGCGAGGCTGTGAGTGCGCTGCTGCCGGCTGGGCAGTACGATGCGGTGTGGGAAGGGTTCCTGAAAGTAGACAAGAGAAGCCGCGTCTACTTTTCCTTTGAGGGGCAGGGAAGTGCTGAGTTGTTCATTGATGGCGAGAGCATTCTCAAGGAGGATGGTGAATTTGGCAAAGAGGAGAGCAAGCGTCTGCGCCTGAACAGCGGCGAGGTTCAGGTGAAGGTGATATACAAGAGTGGCCCGGAGGGGGCAGGCAGGCTGCGCCTGATGTGGCGCGGGAGGGATTTTGCCAAGGAGCCAGTTCCGCATTCGCTGTTAGGTCACAAGATGGATGAGAAGCTTACGCAGTCCCAGTTGATCCGCAAGGGACGCGGGTTGTTCGCCGAGTTGAAATGTTCAGCCTGTCACGACGGAGGCAAAGGGATGCCCGAAGCTACTGAGATGGCTCCATCCCTTGCTGGTATCGGTAGTAGGCTGGACGAGAGCTGGATGGCCGAGTGGCTTACAGATCCAAGTGCCATGCGCAAGCACGCCCGTATGCCCAAAGTGGTGGCCAGTGAGGAGGAGGCTGCGAATATTGCAGCCTATCTGAAGACTCTCAAGGCGGATGCGCCTGACAAGGCGGTTGCCGGTGACGCCGCAGAAGGCGGTAAGGTTTTTGATCAGTTAGGCTGTATCGCTTGTCATCAGACGGAGCAGGGGCAGGATCTGGCCAAGTGGGGCGAGGGGGTGCCGATCGAGCTTTTCCATGCAGGCGGCAAGTATGAGCCAGGTGCTTTGGCAGCTTTCCTCAAGGAGCCCGGCAAGCACCATGCCTCGACCCGCATGCCTGATTTCGCCGTGAGTGACAAAGAGGCCGCGGATCTAGCTGATTTTGTTAGAGGTCTGGATAAGGCCGGGAAGAATGCGGCTGGAGCCAAAGATGCCGTGAAAGGCAAGGAGCTGGTGAAGAGTGCCCATTGTTCAAGCTGTCATGATGGCTTGCCGCAGGATGCTGTAGCTGAGGTCGGCTTTACGCCACTTTCAGGTCTGGCAAAGAATGGCATGAAGGGCTGCCTGATTGGTGAAGGCAAGGCGCCGAAATACAATTTATCGGAAGGGGACAAGAAAGCGTTGGCGGCATTCATGCAGAGTGAGCAGGCGGTGAAGTCTTTGCTCAACTTCAACCGGGCCGAGTATGCATCCCGCCAGTTCAAGAATTTGAATTGTGCAGCTTGCCATACCAAGGATGGGCAGGGCGCGAGGCTCGATGCTGTGCACTCCCTTTCCGCGGCGTATGCCAGAGGTGAGCACAAGAAGGGCGGCCATGGCACAACTCCGCCGGACCTGACCTACGTGGGTGAAAAGCTCAAGACGGAGTGGATGGAGAAGTTATTCAAGGGGGAGCTAGGCTATACTACCCGCCCGTGGCTGAAACAACGGATGCCTGATTATCACAGCCGCGCCAAGGTGCTGGCGGAGGGCCTGGCCGCACAGTACGGCGTAGGTGAGGAACCTGCGAAGGTGGAGTCGAAGGAGGATCCAGGCAAAACCTTATTCGGTATGCAGGGTGGCTTTGGTTGTGCTGCCTGCCATGGTGCAGCGGAAGCGAAGCCGGTGGCTGTGTTTGAAGCGCCGGGGGTGAACCTGCTCTATGCAGGGCAGCGCCTGAGGACTGACTATTACCACCGCTGGATGAGAGACCCGCGCCGCATCGATCCGCTGACGATCATGCCGAAATATTTCGTGGAGGAGAACACCACCACGCTGGCCCAGCCTCTGGACGGTGACGGGCAGAAGCAGATGGAGGCCATCCTCCAATGGATGAAGTCTCTCGATAAATAA